AGATTTGAAACTGGCAATACTCACTCACTCTGATGGCTGTGGATgagacccccccccacacacacatacacattcaatGTGATGGCCATTTTCTCCAGGTTTGGGAAGTGCACCATTCTTCCATTTTTCAACTGAGAGGCCCACACACCCACCTTGGCCTTAAAGGCATTGACAGCGCGGGTCATGTGTGCCATGTCTTTGTCTTTTCCCTGAAGCTCATAGTTAAGCTCGTTTAGTTTTGCTGTTATGTCCGTGAGGAAAGTCGAGCAGCCATGCATCATCACACAGTTTCTCATGCTCCTCATTTCGTGactccagaaatgatttgatctcGGGCAGCAAGTCAACAAATCGCTGCAGTACTTTCCCGCGACTCAACCACCTTACGTAAGCGTGGAGAATCAAGTCACCGTATGCAGCATCAAGCTCATCTAATAAAgatttaacctgttgagtgtaggggcagtattttgatgtttggatgaaaacgtacccaaatgaaactgcctatttctcaggcccagaatctagaatatgcatataattgtcagattaggatagaaaacactctaaagtttccaaaactgtcaaaatattgtctgtgagtataacagaactgatattgcaggcgaaaacctgaggaaaatccaaccaggaagtgcctaaGAGAAACGaatctccctgttccattgcatgcctatcctccattttaAAGGGAtttcaaccagattccttttcttatggcttccacatggtgtgaacagtctttagacatttgtttcaggcttttattttgaaaaatgagcgagaaagatcacatcgcgtcattgtatggctgggtgccagcagcgttttgcattttctctctctctcctattgaagaggCTACAGTCCGGtttaaatattatcgattatatattgtaaaaacaacctgaggattgatttaaaaaaacatttgacatgtttctacaaactttacggatactatttggaattttcgtctgccccgtTGTGACCGCTCGAgcttgtggatttctgaacataacgtgccaaccaaatggaggtattttggatattgaaaataatatttttggaacaaAAGGATCATTTAttttgtaactgggagtctcatgcgtgcaaacatccgaagatcatcaaaggtaagtgattcatttaattgcttttctgactttcgtgaccaatctactttactgctagctgtttgtaatgttttgtctgctgagagatatgtccttacataaacgcttggtacactttcgccgaaaagcttttttgaaatctgacatgccaggtggattaacatcaagctaaactgtgttttgctatattgcacttgtgatttcatgaaaatttaatatttttagtaatttaatttgaatttggcactcggatgttgacgaaaatgatcccgctaacgggatgggtgcatcgaGAAGTTTTAaaccatgtcagggacagggtgACAGCTTTAAGTAGCAGTAAGATTAGCATTTAAAGCCATCTCTCTGAGACAGAAGATGGACTGATGGACAACAGCATTATCCTCACGCCACTGATTTAATTAACTCAGCTAATTCGTTATATTTAAACCATTGTTTTCTGGCTAACACAGctatagatacagtgccttgtaaAATTATTAATCTTCCTTGGtgcttttcctattttgttgcattacaacctgtaatttaaatagatttttatttggatttcatgttatGGACATACaccaaatagtccaaattggtgaagtgaaataaaaaatatatattaaaaatggaaaagtggtgcatgcatatgtattcaccctttgctatgaagcccctaaataagacctggtgcaaacaattaccttcagaagtcacataattagttaaatatagaccacctgtgtgcaatctgtgtcacatgatctgccacataatttcataatttcatatatatatttcatatatatatatatacctgttctgaaaggccccagagtctgcaacacctttaagcaaggagcaccaccaagcaagtggcaccatgaagaccaaggagctctccaaacaggtcagggacaaagttgtggagaagtacagatcagagttgggtttggcgttcgccaaaaggcatgtggaagACTCCCCAAGCATattgaagaaggtactctggtcagatgagactaaaattgagctttttggccatcaaggaaaacgccatgtctggtgcaaaccccacacctctcatcaccctgagaacaccatccccacattaaagcatggtggtgacagcatcatgcagtggggatgtttttccatcggcagggactgggaaactggtcaaaattgaaggaatgatggatacaGGGAAATTACAGGGAAATCCTTGAGGGAAACctctttcagtcttccagagatttgagactgggacagaggttcaccttccagcagggtaataaccctaagcatactgctaaagcaacactcaagtggtttaaggggaaacacttaaatgtcttggaacggcctagtcaaagcccagacctcaatccaatctgctaggacagcagagtccctgcccatcttctaaaaacatctgaaaccctacctcttcaaacagtATCTTTAATAATCCTCCTCCTCACATCGACCCCCCCCAAACAAcaaaaaaagtaataataataataaatgacagaaaatgctaagtgacttaaatgtaaatgaatatttgactaaaacattctgtaacatttgtatacgatcacatgtTTCTCTATAttatacttgggaacagatttcttcaattaaaatcacttggaaaTGATTCCCTGTTGTTTTTAGTCTATTATGTCCAACTTTATAAAGTGTTATTATTTGAACATAACACCTTCAAGTCTGGAAACCAAATAGAAATCCATTGCTCCACAATAAAGACCAATTTTCAAAactcagattaagcctagtcaTAGACGAAAAAGCATTTTCAACGGAAAGTCTCCTTTGAACATGCTTTTTACTTTTTAGCCAGAAAACAAGATGTTTACCGACTGGTTTTGATCCTCTCAGTCATGGAACAGCAAGTGGACTTAATGTTATGTACACACagtgtaaataaaaaaatacatagcaataggggtgttagtaagttGACTTTTTTTATTGAACTTGATAATTGATATATTACAAATGGAGAACACAAATTGTTACAAATGACAATAACTACATTTTCAAATGAAGACAATCAGTTTGACGGCAGATGACACAAACTAGGAGTGTTTTGTAAAATCCCtcgacccccccccctcccactgtATTCACTAAGGCCTGGTCAATCATCACAGCAGCGAACACAAATGTATAATGGCCAACGGAAAGTCCTTATCAAGCACTGAACACAACAATTAAATTCAGGTTCATCTGAATCAGAGGGATTTGGCTGGGGAGCAGGGTTTGGTGGAGGAGCAAGGCCAGGCTGGGGAGCAGGGTTTGGTGGAGGAGCAGGGCCAGGCTGGGGAGCAGGGTTTTGCTGAGTGCTACCATCACTGTACTGTATGAGGTACTCGGGGTAAACCTGATGCGTTTCAAAAACTACAAACACTCTGGGGTCTTGAATGTTGTCCACACAGCTGTCATAGAAGCTGGATCCTCCGGTTTCTTTAGGAGGTGGTTTCTCATATCTGGAGTTTCCCACAGTGTAGTCTCCCACCAGCACCTGACAAACAAACATGGACCTCAATCCTGACTGGCTGGTGTATGCGTGTGAGTACTTAGCATCCCTAGCAAAGTAACTTCCTGAAAATAAGAAACATTAGACAACATTTAGcccagtatttaaaaaaaaatctgctttTTATATATATCTTTTGTCCACACTGACAGTAAGGAAAAATAAAATTACAACATTTATTAAACCAGTTGTGTTCAGAGACATTTCATTATGTAAGAATGTGTGACTTCACTTTTAGAGAACacattttaaattatattatttaTCCCATAATGATAttcaatacacacagacatagacaAGCAAATTGTCAATACAACATTTattaagtctctctggataaaagtgtctgctaaattactaaaatataAATGTCAAATTAATTTGGATTTATTGAAACATTGCATACATAGGACTGGCATCCTACCTTTTCCGTAGGAAGTTCCATTCTTTCCACATATTCTCCAGTCAAAGTTGTCTCTGCAAATACTGTCAAAGTATTTGGAGTCAGTACCATGGAAAAGCTGCTTCTCATTGATGCTTGTCAAGGAAGATTTCATTTGATCTCTTTGTCTAAAAAGGAATATTCGTGAATCAACCTATTTTAGTGTGCCATTATTTACATTTAATAAGACTAACAAATGTGTCATTAAAATGGTAAATGCAGAATCACTGTACAGTTGCATAAATCAAGGCTAACATCATAAAATAACTAATTAGAAGCTGCATAGTGTTGAAAATCACTTCATTAACTGTGTTATTTCTATTTTGAATTGAGATCAGTTTCAGTAAATATCATCCACATGTTTTCATAATACCAAAATGTTAGCATGATTATCAAAATATGCACTTAAACTGTCAGAGACGTCCACGGTAAGAAGAAAAAACAGATTTGTATTTTGGGTGAACTATTTTTAAAGAGACATACAGCATGTAGAACTTCCATAGGGCTGGGTTTTGTACTCTCTCAATGGTGTGTATTTGAAACCCCACCACAGTTTTCTCAAAAAGGGCCTTGATGTCTTCGTGTTCACCTGTTGAGCTTGACAACATAACTCTCTGTGAAGAAAAACCCTTCGTAAGCTCACTCATAAACAATAATACATGCTTTTAGAAGACACCGTGTGGTACTGCATGCTATACAATTTGTTCAGAACAATATGATGCTGGTTTGTATTCAAACAAGTTAATCTGATAGTTTAATGTAACATCCACAGTGAACATTAACACAATGCATGTATGTTTTATGCTTTTTGGGTGTTTTTCCAATACCTCAAAGCCGATCCCAGGCAATCGAGACTGGTCCCAGAAAGGTGGCACAATCGAAGTGTTGGTATTGGATGTGCTTAAGGAAGAAGTGAGGGGATATAGAGGGGTAATTTACACCTTGCATTATCCTTATACGAACAGCTGTGATAGGATTACATTCCGAACAAGGGCCTCACATTTACTTGCAATTACACCTGGGGAGCTATTTTCGGCTGGTGGTAATGAGGCGCAAGTGTCAAACACACGTTAGATTTGACATGACAAAATTGCAATCTATCTCACTGGCACTTTCTAGCCCTTACGCCAGGTTCTGCGATTTACCTGTCTAACATCAACGGGCTTGCGCTGAATTTCAGTGAGGGCAACTACGGATATTTAAGACTGGTCTTAGTGGTAAAGCAATTGGTTATGGCATTGATTTTCCCAACGGAGGCTGACAAAGTAGTCTTATGTAGCCTTATGTGCATCATCAAAATATCACAAACAGTCAGACATTCCCCTGTTTATTTATATTGAACACTATTTGTCCAGGTTCTGTGAAACGTTTGGACTCATTAAGTGTGAtgagattgtgttgtggttctgatggtcgcttgtttgtttgtttgcttggcaatcaccctgcattatcacattcacgcatgcaaaacactcacttacactactgattactgattacacacaccattgtatattatatttatttgctttaggtaataaatatatatctttctaccattatctccacgttgtctccctttgttacgggctttgccCCTGAAAGGTATCAGTAGCCATGTTTCCATTCAATTATCCAGTCATTATTTTTTGGACATTTAGAAAGTAATTTTGACATTTTACAGTAGGCTTATAccgactgtacaaaacattaggaacaccttcctaatattgagtttgcaccctcttgccctcagaacagcctaaattcGTCTCGGCATGGACTCCACAGaaatgctgacccatgttgactccattgcTGCTCACATGTGTGTCAAATTAGCTGGATGTCATTtttgtggtggaccattcttggttCACaccggaaactgttgagtgtgaaaaactcagtagggttgcagttcttgacacactcaaaccggtgtgcctggcacgaCTACCATGTTATTAAAACAGAGCCCCTGGTATTAAAATGTGTGGACATCGACCGGATTGTTTCTGCATACAAGCCACTAGGGACAACGTGAGTGCCTATGTTGTGGATGGGTTAAGGACAGGAATGAACTGGGAGGATTGGGGGTTCAACCCCAGTGATCGGCACTCATTTAGTAATTTTACTTTTTCTGTTTTAACACCatgccaaaccttaacccttaactacTCAAGAATTAATGcctaaatatagtttttttttcttcccttTTGTGTAGTCTGACTGGCAGATAAAATACGTCAAAATGTGCTGTAATTAAAGCAGAAACATGCCATAATCTACAGACCGTACCACAGACGGCACCACACTCCGTAATTAAAGCAGAAACATGCCATAATTTACAGATGGCCCCACACTCCGTAATTAAAGCAGAAACATGCCATAATCTACAGACCGTACCACAGACGGCCCCACACTCCATAATTAAAGCAGAAACATCCCATAATCTACATACCGTACCACAGACGGCCCCACACTCCGTAATTAAAGCAGAAACATGCCATAATCTACAGACCGTACCACAGACGGCCCAACACTCCGTAATTAAAGCAGAAACATTCCATAATCTACAGACCGTACCACAGACGGCCCCACACTCCGTAATTAAAGCAGAAACATGCCATAATCTACATACCGTACCACAGACGGCCCCACACTCCGTAATTAAAGCAGAAACATCCCATAATCTACATACCGTACCACAGACGGCCCCACACTCCGTAATTAAAGCAGAAACATGCCATAATCTACAGACCGTACCACAGACGGCCCCACACTCCGCAATTAAAGCAGAAACATGCCATAATCTACAGACTGTACCACAGACGGCCCCACACTCCGTAATTAAAGCAGAAACATGCCATAATCTACAGACGGCCCCACACTCCGTAATTAAAGCAGAAACATGCCATAATCTACAGACCGTACCACAGACTGCCCCACACTCCACAATTAAAGCAGAAACATGCCATAATCTACAGACTGTACCACAGACGGCCCCACACTCCGTAATTAAAGCAGAAACATGCCATAATCTTTCATACGGCCCTACACTCCGTAATTAAAGCAGAAACATGCCATAATCTACAGACCGTACCACAGACGGCCCCACACTCCGTAATTAAAGCAGAAACATGCCATAATCTACAGACGGCCCCACACTCCGTAATTAAAGCAGAAACATGCCATAATCTACAGACCTTACCACAGACGGCCCCACACTCCGTAATTAAAGCAGAAACATGCCATAATCTACAGACCGTACCACAGACGGCACCACACTCCGTAATTAAAGCAGAAACATGCCATAATCTACAGACGGCCCCACACTCCGTAATTAAAGCAGAAACATGCCATAATCTACAGACCGTACCACAGACGGCCCCACACTCCGTAATTAAAGCAGAAACATGCCATAATCTACAGACCGTACCACAGACGGCCCCACACTCCGCAATTAAAGCAGAAACATGCCATAATCTACAGACCGTACCACAGACGGCCCCACACTCCGCAATTAAAGCAGAAACATGCCATAATCTACAGACCGTACCACAGACGGCCCCACACTCCGCAATTAAAGCAGAAACATGCCATAATCTACAGACCGTACCACAGACGGCCCCACACTCCGTAATTAAAGCAGAAACATGCCATAATCTACAGGCCGTACCACAGACGGCCCCACACTCCGCAATTAAAGCAGAAACATGCCATAATCTACAGACTGTACCACATAATCTACAGACTGGCCCCCACACTCCGTAATTAAAGCAGAAACATGCCATAATCTACAGACGGCCCCACACTCCGTAATTAAAGCAGAAACATGCCATAATCTACAGACCGTACAGACACTCCGGCCCATGCCATAATCTACTCCGTAATTAAAGCAGAAACATGCCATAATCTACAGACTGTACCACAAATGGCCCCACACTCCGTAATTAAAGCAGAAACATGCCATAATCTACAGACGGCCCCACACTCCGTAATTAAAGCAGAAACATGCCATAATCTACATACCGTACCACAGACGGCCCCACACTCCGTAATTAAAGCAGAAACATGCCATAATCTACAGACCGTACCACAGACGGCCCCACACTCCGTAATTAAAGCGTAATTAAAATGGGCAGCCATAATTCTGTTGCTGCAGTTACGGCAAGGGATGGTGTTTCATTTGGAGCTTGAGTTGATATTTCCCTTCATCGCGAGAACCAATAATGATTTCAGAACTGCAATGTATTTTTACTGAAGGTTTGTATAAAAATGAAGTGTACATTACATGTCATTGGAGTGCACTTTCCTTTTTTCACGTTAATCGTTTTCCCTTTTCCATTGACCTTATGCCTGTCGTGTTTCTAATACATTGATATATTGTCACTCAATTAATCAAGGAAATGTTATGATCCAAAAACATATCATGGGAAAACGTCATTCTTTTCACAATTTTTCAAAAAGTTAGGCATCAACCAATTGACGCTTATGTCAATTGGTCATGCTCCCAGTCGGCTTTGTGGTGCGAATGGGAAAATAAAATTGTTACAGAGTTGATGCTTATATCAATATACGTGCAgtcaatgggaaaagatgagCTTCGATGAATTGACGCTTCAACACTGTGACACGTATCTTTACCCATTTGACTGGAATGTCTTTAACCACCCCCTTTATTAGAATGGATTAACCACAGATCATTATCTAGGCTATATTACAGGCAGCATATCATTTTTGATGATGTCATCATATCATCACTATCACATGCCTGTCTCTCGCTCCCCTTTAGACTTTCCCTATCAATTCATTTGATACATTGTGTCTTTGTTACGGATCCcctggtactgctgctcattccgtatgccagttccggaggtctacgtcaccaGTCTCTAGGCGTCACTGAACTGTCTCATTATGCACGCCTGGTTCCCTGTCcccctgattagtaattgtatatatgtgccctctgttcaccattgtcttggtcggttattgttcccatgtctgttggtcttgtgagtacctgtgctttgTTGTCTCGGCTTTCGTGATGCGTGTATTGAGTACTcattattacgggtctcgtccagtgtattgttgtgcacttgttattacagGTCTGGTCCCGTGTATTGTATTTATGGGTCTCACGTTGTATTTTTGGGTGGAGTATTATGACACCTTGTTCCGATGGTATAAACAGGGCTAaaggtacactaccgttcaaaagtttggggtcacttagaaatgtcctcgttTTCCATGacaacatacatgaaatgagttgcaaaatgaatatgAAATAGttaagacgttgacaaggttataaataatgatttttaattgaaaaaataattgtgtccttcaaactttgctttcgtcaaatcatttgcagcaattacagccttgcagacctttgccATTCTAGTTATCAATTTGTTGAgctaatctgaagagatttcacccacAAATTGGAtcggcttgatgggcacttcttacgtaccatacggtcaagctgctcccacaacagctcaatagggttgagatctggtgactgtgctggccactccattatatatataccagctgactgcttcctccctaaatagttcttgcattaTTTGGAGCtctgctttgggtcattgtcctgttgctgGAGGAAATTGGCTTCAATTAAGctccgtccacagggtatggcacggcgttgcaaaatggagtgatagccttccttcttcaagatcccttttatcctgtacaaatctccactttaccaccaccaaagcacccccagaccatcacattgccaacaccatgcttgacagttggcatcaagcactcctccagcatctcacgaatgttcttctttgtgatccgaacagctcaaacttagatttgtctgtccagtgtctgttcttttgccccacttaatattttatttttattggccagtctgagatatggctttttctttgcaactctgcctagaaggccggcaacctggagtcacctcttcacttttgacgttgagactggtgttttgcgggtactatttcatgaagctgccagttgaggacttgtgaggcgtttgtttgtcaaactagacactctaatgtacttgtcctctggctcagttgtgcaccggggcctc
This DNA window, taken from Oncorhynchus nerka isolate Pitt River linkage group LG23, Oner_Uvic_2.0, whole genome shotgun sequence, encodes the following:
- the LOC115107113 gene encoding protein mono-ADP-ribosyltransferase PARP12-like; translated protein: MGIHSSMPYQWEVENGCGWSRIPDNEGIERDYCDPAKTESHGIPPVNFILMIHGHSKVRRLATVSSLDQPEAVLATKWAWYWEEEDECWNAFWSSTMEDLERVYSDPSLGSVFEFTAGRHTYEVNLEDMIQSNKSSHTQRWVRRRPIFNSAIDVQRAICTSNTNTSIVPPFWDQSRLPGIGFERVMLSSSTGEHEDIKALFEKTVVGFQIHTIERVQNPALWKFYMLQRDQMKSSLTSINEKQLFHGTDSKYFDSICRDNFDWRICGKNGTSYGKGSYFARDAKYSHAYTSQSGLRSMFVCQVLVGDYTVGNSRYEKPPPKETGGSSFYDSCVDNIQDPRVFVVFETHQVYPEYLIQYSDGSTQQNPAPQPGPAPPPNPAPQPGLAPPPNPAPQPNPSDSDEPEFNCCVQCLIRTFRWPLYICVRCCDD